The following proteins are co-located in the Streptomyces bottropensis ATCC 25435 genome:
- a CDS encoding L,D-transpeptidase, translating into MSDELTVRLRELAETAEVPPPGSGAEVRATAGRRRRRRRTSAAVAGGCAAAGLAAVLTLNAASHGTQQRPPTAASDVPSASAAPEAVVDLSRHVLTFAGRELPISAGKERTPTPTGLMTVTGKHATVVATGETVRLGSDYDLKLSWALTLSPVEDAGPRTGEARGTVEATDGTEPSGSADERTTLSPSWGEGVWIAAIAHNETAPGSLDTTDGWIGLRTADARWLYERMPEGGVVEIRGVGATPSPSASPPSG; encoded by the coding sequence GTGTCCGATGAACTCACCGTCCGGCTGCGCGAACTGGCCGAGACCGCCGAGGTCCCGCCGCCCGGCTCCGGCGCCGAGGTCCGCGCCACCGCGGGCCGCCGTCGCCGCCGGCGCCGTACGTCCGCCGCCGTCGCGGGCGGCTGCGCGGCGGCCGGGCTGGCCGCCGTCCTCACCCTGAACGCCGCCTCCCACGGCACGCAGCAGCGCCCGCCCACGGCCGCCAGTGACGTGCCCAGCGCGTCGGCGGCGCCCGAGGCCGTGGTGGACCTCTCCCGTCACGTCCTCACCTTCGCCGGCCGTGAGCTGCCCATCTCCGCCGGGAAGGAGCGCACGCCGACGCCGACCGGTCTGATGACCGTGACCGGCAAGCACGCCACCGTCGTCGCCACCGGGGAGACGGTCCGCCTCGGCTCCGACTACGACCTGAAGCTGTCGTGGGCGCTGACCCTGTCCCCGGTCGAGGACGCCGGTCCCCGTACGGGCGAGGCGCGCGGCACCGTCGAGGCGACGGACGGGACCGAGCCGAGCGGCTCGGCGGACGAGCGGACCACCCTGAGTCCGTCCTGGGGAGAAGGCGTCTGGATCGCCGCCATCGCGCACAACGAGACGGCACCCGGCAGCCTGGACACCACCGACGGCTGGATCGGTCTGCGCACCGCGGACGCGCGGTGGCTGTACGAGCGGATGCCCGAGGGAGGGGTCGTGGAGATCCGGGGCGTGGGGGCGACCCCGTCCCCGTCCGCCAGTCCACCGTCCGGCTGA